One window from the genome of Nicotiana sylvestris chromosome 9, ASM39365v2, whole genome shotgun sequence encodes:
- the LOC104223697 gene encoding alkylated DNA repair protein ALKBH6 homolog codes for MNDFTVGSVPNVFYIPDFISESEHDQLLNNINGAPISKWKSLKNRRLQNWGGVVHEKGLIAQDLPPWLTRITERINEKSGLFPSSINHVLINEYLPNQGIMPHQDGPAYYPVVAILSLGSPVVMDFTPHPNLSSSTHGNGVDDKISDPGPAVMNSGEQLDSCHPFSIVLMPRSLLIFKDLVYSDYLHGIKDSEVQRCNKAVNVTKAQNHGVVQHLSGSAKALDSDDTVIYRANTRVSLTCRVVTKVCKNIFKF; via the exons ATGAACGACTTCACCGTTGGGTCTGTACCCAATGTATTCTACATTCCAGATTTCATTTCTGAGTCTGAACACGACCAGCTCTTGAATAAT ATAAACGGTGCGCCAATTTCTAAATGGAAATCTTTGAAAAACAGGAGATTGCAGAATTGGG GAGGAGTTGTGCATGAAAAAGGCCTTATAGCTCAAGACT TGCCTCCTTGGTTAACTAGAATTACAGAGAGAATAAATGAGAAATCAGGGTTATTTCCTTCATCAATTAATCATGTGCTTATCAATGAATACCTTCCTAACCAAGGAATAATG CCGCATCAAGATGGACCAGCTTATTATCCTGTAGTGGCAATTCTTTCTCTTGGATCTCCTGTGGTTATGGATTTCACTCCACATCCTAATTTGAGCAGCAGTACACATGGAAACGGTGTTGACGACAAAATTTCTGACCCGGGGCCTGCTGTGATGAATTCTGGTGAACAGCTGGATAGTTGCCATCCATTTTCTATCGTATTGATGCCTCGCAGTTTGTTGATATTCAAAGACTTGGTGTACTCAG ACTACTTGCATGGTATAAAAGATTCTGAGGTGCAGCGATGTAACAAG GCTGTAAATGTAACAAAAGCTCAAAATCATGGAGTGGTTCAGCACTTATCAGGTTCGGCGAAAGCACTTGATAGTGATGATACTGTCATTTACAGGGCTAACACAAGAGTTTCTTTGACCTGTCGAGTAGTAACAAAGGtttgtaaaaatatttttaagttctag